One Cryptomeria japonica chromosome 9, Sugi_1.0, whole genome shotgun sequence genomic window carries:
- the LOC131038820 gene encoding uncharacterized protein LOC131038820 yields the protein MAITEQYEDKEALSLKEMFEKLEATSMAHTHPLTTPIQSCFRWDSLFTLPPFTKQNMKLYGVAFRSVRKSDCVDDDSLLYAADASAYQEVLTSGKLIGYWYGTLNERRECLASCIWRNREAAESVMSAPLHIKAASLATHFYERYTLESFWIHCNSDGSYTIEIIRSTSSSFS from the exons ATGGCAATCACAGAGCAGTATGAAGATAAGGAGGCTTTGTCACTGAAGGAGATGTTTGAAAAGCTTGAAGCAACTTCCATGGCTCATACTCACCCTCTCACAACTCCCATTCAATCTTGTTTCAGATGGGATTCTCTCTTCACACTTCCTCCATTTACAAAGCAAAATATGAAGCTCTATGGTGTAGCATTCAGATCGGTCAGGAAATCAGATTGTGTAGATGATGACAGTCTGCTCTATGCAGCAGATGCCTCAGCCTATCAAGAGGTCCTCACATCTGGAAAATTAATTGGG TACTGGTATGGAACGTTGAATGAGAGAAGGGAATGCCTGGCATCATGCATATGGAGAAACAGAGAAGCGGCCGAGTCTGTAATGAGTGCTCCGTTGCATATCAAAGCTGCTAGCCTTGCAACCCATTTTTATGAGAGATATACATTGGAGAGTTTTTGGATTCATTGCAACTCTGATGGGTCTTACACTATTGAAATTATTCGCTCAACATCCTCCTCCTTCTCTTGA
- the LOC131038817 gene encoding flavonol synthase/flavanone 3-hydroxylase, with protein sequence MTSITEHYVQNLSQMPREFLVQGKDRPLFEHGVFQELPLVDMSEPPEQIIQKISAACQEWGFFQAVNHGIPLDVVENARKVARGFFELPVEEKLKWARDEGKTDQIAGYGRAEGFRGQHTDWMDSLYAFLAPDSLKAPHLWPSTPTNYRETIEELGNESNKLMMHLLSIISEDLGMPTEGLGKEFAGYNLFYRANYYPPCPHPDKVLGTHAHTNHGAITNLVQDNLLRKKEEVGSPLILFLELLLSIWASPLRK encoded by the exons ATGACAAGCATAACAGAGCATTATGTTCAGAACCTCTCTCAAATGCCTCGGGAGTTTCTTGTTCAAGGAAAAGACAGGCCCTTGTTTGAACATGGTGTGTTTCAGGAGCTGCCCTTGGTTGACATGAGTGAGCCTCCAGAGCAAATAATCCAGAAAATCTCTGCTGCTTGTCAGGAATGGGGATTCTTCCAG GCGGTGAATCATGGTATTCCTCTAGATGTGGTGGAGAATGCAAGGAAAGTAGCAAGAGGCTTCTTTGAGCTTCCAGTAGAAGAAAAATTGAAATGGGCTCGAGATGAAGGGAAAACAGATCAGATTGCTGGTTATGGACGTGCAGAGGGCTTCAGAGGGCAGCATACTGATTGGATGGATTCACTCTATGCCTTCCTTGCTCCTGATTCACTCAAAGCTCCCCATCTGTGGCCCTCAACGCCCACAAACTATAG AGAAACAATAGAAGAGCTTGGAAATGAATCTAACAAGCTTATGATGCATTTGCTGAGTATAATATCGGAAGATTTGGGGATGCCCACTGAGGGTCTGGGCAAGGAATTTGCAGGTTACAATCTGTTCTACAGGGCGAATTATTACCCGCCATGCCCACATCCAGATAAGGTGCTGGGCACTCATGCACACACAAACCATGGTGCAATTACTAATCTTGTTCAAGATAATTTGTTGAGAAAAAAAGAGGAGGTTGGATCTCCGTTGATCCTCTTCCTGGAGCTCTTGTTATCAATCTGGGCGAGTCCCTTGAG AAAGTGA